From a single Clostridium isatidis genomic region:
- a CDS encoding MBL fold metallo-hydrolase, whose translation MNKSIKGLVNLGLISLLFINLKVVDIPANEQDEQAAVNSNITEKMTQTGWNYIDGNWYYIDSSGKLATGWKYWNKAWYYLNADGKMATGWIEENGNRYYLNSSGIMVTDWNYIDNNWYYFDPSGTMAKGWRYWNKAWYYMYPDGKMATGWIEENGNRYYLSSSGAMVTGWKYMDNNWYYFDPSGTMAKGWRYWSKNWYYMHPDGRMAIGFINDGNADYYINSSGIMLTGWVYLNNSWYYFEPSGMMAKGWRYWNKNWYYMHSDGRMATGFVNDGNADYYLEPSGVMVTGWRYMNNSWYYFEPSGMMAKGWRYWNKNWYLMDNEGKMLSGWNKVDGKWYYLEPNGIMATGWRYFNGEWYYLESNGIRATNKWLTINGVKYWFNGQGIMADKEAIISGESYNFDSNGRYLGKLKNKPYLFVEVLKTGDSDSIYIELPTGEDILIDGGEVWHGDYLVNYLKTRNLAEEDGVEDIDYVINTHPHSDHIAGFIKVFENFKVNKFYYPYDIEMKRYEGFEGAESIENQGYNINCMNYCYQFYEKVLNLAEEKQVEIYDTTPNTYIDPYNILKFVHPDKIYKQNYLDKAPEDIIGTDYCSFNNDSAVIFVDYYDFEMLITGDIHKEAERDIINFGLIPGTKVDVLKVAHHGYNTSSSEEFINAIRPSIGVVTRSKVMHNSPSVKEANDILAKYNVDLLETWRENIKIYANDRDWNVEY comes from the coding sequence ATGAATAAAAGTATTAAAGGATTAGTTAATCTAGGACTCATAAGTTTACTTTTTATCAACTTAAAAGTAGTAGATATACCCGCAAATGAACAAGATGAACAAGCTGCTGTTAATTCAAATATTACGGAAAAGATGACTCAAACTGGTTGGAATTATATTGATGGTAACTGGTATTATATCGACTCATCAGGAAAGCTTGCAACGGGATGGAAGTATTGGAATAAAGCTTGGTACTATTTGAATGCAGATGGAAAAATGGCAACTGGGTGGATTGAGGAGAATGGTAATCGCTATTATTTAAACAGTAGCGGAATAATGGTGACAGACTGGAACTATATAGATAACAATTGGTATTATTTTGATCCATCAGGAACAATGGCTAAAGGCTGGAGATATTGGAATAAAGCATGGTATTACATGTATCCAGATGGAAAGATGGCAACTGGATGGATTGAGGAGAATGGCAATCGCTATTATTTAAGCAGTAGCGGAGCAATGGTGACAGGATGGAAATATATGGACAACAATTGGTATTATTTTGATCCATCAGGAACTATGGCTAAAGGCTGGAGATATTGGAGTAAAAACTGGTACTATATGCATCCTGATGGAAGAATGGCAATTGGTTTTATAAACGATGGAAATGCAGACTATTATATAAATTCTAGTGGAATAATGCTAACAGGCTGGGTATATTTAAATAATAGTTGGTATTATTTTGAACCATCAGGAATGATGGCAAAGGGCTGGAGGTATTGGAATAAAAACTGGTATTATATGCATTCAGATGGAAGAATGGCAACTGGTTTTGTAAATGATGGTAATGCAGATTATTATTTAGAGCCAAGCGGGGTAATGGTAACAGGCTGGAGATATATGAATAATAGTTGGTATTATTTTGAACCATCAGGAATGATGGCAAAGGGTTGGAGATATTGGAATAAAAACTGGTATCTTATGGATAATGAAGGAAAAATGCTATCTGGATGGAATAAGGTAGATGGTAAATGGTATTATTTAGAACCAAATGGAATAATGGCAACAGGTTGGAGATATTTTAATGGAGAATGGTACTATCTAGAATCAAATGGAATTAGAGCAACTAATAAATGGCTAACTATTAATGGTGTTAAATACTGGTTTAATGGACAAGGAATTATGGCAGATAAAGAAGCAATAATATCTGGAGAGAGTTATAACTTTGATAGTAACGGAAGATATCTTGGTAAATTAAAAAATAAGCCATATTTATTTGTTGAAGTATTAAAAACAGGGGATTCAGATTCTATATATATTGAACTTCCAACTGGAGAAGATATCTTAATAGATGGAGGAGAAGTTTGGCACGGTGATTATCTTGTAAATTATTTAAAGACAAGAAATTTAGCTGAAGAAGATGGTGTTGAGGATATAGATTATGTAATAAATACTCATCCTCATTCAGATCATATTGCTGGTTTTATTAAAGTATTTGAAAACTTTAAAGTCAATAAGTTCTATTATCCATATGATATAGAGATGAAGAGATATGAAGGATTTGAAGGGGCAGAAAGTATCGAGAATCAAGGATATAATATTAATTGTATGAATTACTGTTATCAGTTCTACGAAAAAGTATTAAATCTTGCTGAAGAAAAGCAAGTTGAAATTTATGATACAACACCAAACACTTATATTGATCCATATAATATTTTAAAATTTGTTCATCCAGACAAAATATATAAACAAAATTATTTGGATAAAGCTCCAGAGGATATAATAGGAACAGATTATTGTTCTTTTAATAATGATTCAGCAGTTATATTTGTTGACTATTATGATTTTGAAATGCTTATTACTGGTGATATTCATAAGGAAGCTGAAAGAGATATTATAAATTTTGGATTAATCCCAGGTACTAAGGTAGATGTATTGAAAGTTGCTCATCATGGATATAATACATCTAGTTCTGAAGAATTTATTAATGCAATAAGACCTTCTATTGGAGTAGTAACAAGGTCAAAGGTAATGCATAACTCTCCTTCAGTTAAAGAAGCAAATGATATACTTGCTAAATATAATGTAGACTTATTAGAAACTTGGAGAGAAAATATAAAAATTTATGCTAACGATAGGGATTGGAATGTAGAATATTAA
- a CDS encoding aldo/keto reductase produces the protein MYKAEENRYDKMKYLKSGKSGLYLSRVSLGLWHNFGSVDPIENQKKIIFEAFDNGITHFDLANNYGPVPGSAEENFGRILNSDLKQYRDELVISTKAGYDMWKGPYGNYGSRKYLIASLDQSLKRMDLEYVDIFYHHRPDPDTPLEETMGALSDIVRQGKALYVGLSNYYDAEYLRKALRILKENKTPCLIHQVRYSMFDRRIEVELNKLHEEEGVGSIAFSPLAQGILTDKYLNGIPEDSRAKKVSSRFLNEKDITDEKLEKVRALNKIAEERNQSLAQMALAWVLREDKVTSVLIGASKPEQIIDNVKIVENLSFSKEELERIEEILKD, from the coding sequence ATGTATAAAGCAGAAGAAAACAGATATGATAAAATGAAATATTTAAAGAGTGGAAAAAGCGGGCTGTATCTTTCTAGAGTTTCTTTAGGATTATGGCATAACTTTGGTTCAGTAGATCCAATTGAAAATCAAAAAAAGATAATATTTGAAGCCTTCGACAATGGAATAACTCATTTTGATTTAGCTAATAACTATGGTCCAGTTCCTGGCTCAGCAGAGGAAAACTTTGGGAGAATATTAAATAGTGATTTAAAGCAATATAGGGATGAATTAGTGATATCTACTAAGGCTGGCTATGACATGTGGAAGGGACCTTATGGTAATTATGGCTCAAGAAAATATTTAATAGCAAGCTTAGACCAAAGCTTAAAAAGAATGGACCTTGAATATGTAGATATTTTCTATCATCATAGGCCAGATCCAGATACACCTCTTGAAGAAACAATGGGGGCCTTATCTGATATAGTAAGACAAGGAAAGGCTTTATATGTCGGACTTTCAAATTATTATGATGCTGAATATTTAAGAAAGGCTTTAAGAATTTTAAAGGAAAATAAAACTCCATGTTTGATTCATCAAGTAAGATACAGCATGTTTGATAGAAGGATTGAAGTAGAACTTAATAAGCTTCATGAAGAAGAGGGAGTGGGTTCAATAGCCTTTTCACCTTTAGCTCAGGGTATTTTAACTGATAAATATTTAAATGGTATTCCTGAAGATTCAAGGGCTAAAAAAGTCTCAAGTAGATTTTTAAATGAGAAGGATATAACAGATGAAAAGCTTGAAAAGGTTAGGGCCTTAAATAAGATAGCAGAAGAAAGAAATCAAAGCCTAGCTCAAATGGCCTTAGCTTGGGTTTTAAGGGAGGACAAGGTAACTAGCGTATTAATAGGGGCAAGTAAGCCTGAACAAATTATAGATAATGTAAAAATAGTAGAAAATCTATCCTTTAGTAAGGAAGAATTAGAAAGAATAGAAGAAATTTTAAAAGATTAA
- a CDS encoding O-antigen ligase family protein, with amino-acid sequence MFEIIIGILPFIIPSSVLKENFASLLLFLLGSIYIIKNKNKVKENKYFYTLFIMWILIIICQIIISPYIESISGSFLYMNMGIYYLVYGSVLRYENKDEILKYILISIAALSIFYIIYHGLYQGIRIFGNIGYANSYAVLHLVGLYLNRIRLKDKSTDIIEIILFIGLLFTGSRTTIILSLIYIVYKLYIDKKEKNIKLIYSLEPNALAIFIYITLEKLRLVSIFILPIILIFYILIKNLKYRDKIYYILGALGLIAVILSNSKTINRIKEISIADGAFQERFVYYGDSIRSILKSPIGNGINMFQYKLFENATAFYDVKYIHNSYLQVVYDTGVICFIIFIIVITVGFIKIIKSKNVNKNYLILAYLTILIHSLVDFDLSFSTFPIILVMLLVLSSIDQSKNNKTKIKNKDNEKQVFAISKYFYIVISIISIYLMIFEGTIVLGNYLIDNNAELADRIYSFSNNISFKRDYRGYFNRAQAKKDIYDKNKDNKYLQEAISLLETSKNINPYDPMVKWNLSYLYEIIGDKDKALKYGEEVLEGEKFYPGAYIKQHDYLIKLYSETADKKYEEKIKALEDYYYENYNNLNKRAKYMNNQLQENYDDIRNKNLDYNILLEGKYEKEVVYYKEEDIKDNEIDKIDSGVASMAIILSSMKEENISPIELADYYDSSVEFFQNIVKQDKYKLQVEKLEANEITKVKRLLSDGKHMAVVLIKSGELASEDNYIVLYGIETKNGVNYFLALDPNKDNIIKVKASLFLEQALGYWVYSEE; translated from the coding sequence ATGTTTGAAATAATAATAGGAATATTACCATTTATAATACCATCGTCTGTTTTGAAAGAAAATTTTGCTTCCTTATTATTATTCTTATTAGGAAGTATTTATATTATAAAAAATAAAAATAAAGTTAAAGAAAATAAATATTTTTATACCTTATTTATAATGTGGATTTTAATAATTATATGTCAAATAATTATTTCTCCTTATATTGAAAGTATTTCTGGAAGTTTTTTATATATGAATATGGGAATATATTATCTAGTTTATGGCAGCGTTTTAAGGTATGAAAATAAAGATGAAATATTAAAATATATACTAATTTCGATTGCTGCATTAAGTATATTTTATATTATTTATCATGGCTTATATCAAGGAATTAGAATTTTTGGAAATATTGGCTATGCAAATAGTTATGCTGTATTACATTTAGTAGGTCTTTATTTAAATAGAATTAGATTGAAAGATAAATCTACAGATATAATAGAAATAATTTTATTTATTGGATTATTATTTACAGGTTCTAGAACAACTATCATATTATCATTAATATATATAGTTTATAAATTATATATAGATAAAAAGGAAAAGAATATTAAATTAATATATTCCTTAGAGCCAAATGCTTTGGCAATATTCATTTATATTACTTTAGAAAAACTTAGATTAGTATCTATTTTTATACTTCCAATAATATTAATTTTTTACATATTAATAAAAAATTTAAAGTACCGTGATAAAATTTACTATATTTTAGGAGCATTAGGCTTAATAGCAGTTATTTTAAGCAATAGCAAAACTATTAATAGAATAAAAGAAATTTCAATAGCTGATGGAGCATTTCAAGAAAGATTTGTTTATTATGGGGATTCGATAAGAAGTATACTAAAATCACCAATCGGTAATGGAATAAATATGTTTCAGTATAAGCTTTTTGAAAATGCGACAGCCTTTTATGATGTTAAATATATTCATAATTCATATTTACAAGTTGTCTATGATACTGGGGTAATATGCTTTATTATTTTCATTATAGTAATTACTGTGGGTTTCATAAAAATTATCAAAAGTAAAAATGTTAATAAAAATTATTTAATACTTGCATATCTGACTATATTAATACATTCATTAGTAGATTTTGATTTATCTTTTAGTACATTTCCTATAATTCTAGTTATGCTACTTGTATTAAGCAGTATAGATCAATCTAAAAATAATAAGACAAAAATAAAAAATAAAGATAATGAAAAGCAAGTTTTTGCAATAAGTAAATATTTTTATATAGTAATATCTATTATTTCTATTTATTTAATGATTTTTGAAGGAACTATAGTATTAGGTAACTATTTAATAGATAATAATGCAGAGTTAGCAGATAGAATTTATAGTTTTTCAAATAATATTTCATTTAAAAGAGACTATAGAGGCTATTTTAATAGGGCTCAAGCAAAGAAAGATATATATGATAAAAATAAAGATAATAAATATTTACAAGAAGCTATTTCTTTATTAGAAACCAGTAAAAATATAAATCCTTATGATCCAATGGTTAAATGGAATCTTTCATATTTATATGAAATTATAGGGGATAAGGATAAAGCTTTAAAATATGGAGAAGAAGTTTTAGAAGGAGAAAAATTTTATCCAGGAGCATATATTAAGCAGCATGATTATTTAATTAAGCTTTATTCAGAAACTGCTGATAAAAAATATGAAGAGAAAATAAAGGCCTTGGAAGATTATTATTATGAAAATTATAATAATCTTAATAAAAGGGCTAAATATATGAATAATCAGCTTCAAGAAAATTATGATGATATTAGAAATAAAAACTTAGATTACAATATTTTATTAGAGGGGAAATACGAAAAAGAAGTAGTTTACTATAAAGAAGAAGATATCAAGGATAATGAGATAGATAAAATAGATAGTGGAGTTGCTTCCATGGCAATAATTTTATCAAGTATGAAAGAAGAAAATATAAGCCCTATTGAATTGGCTGATTATTATGATAGTTCTGTTGAGTTTTTCCAAAACATAGTAAAACAAGACAAATATAAGCTTCAAGTAGAAAAGCTTGAGGCAAATGAAATAACTAAAGTTAAGAGGCTATTAAGTGATGGAAAACATATGGCAGTTGTTTTAATAAAATCTGGGGAATTAGCATCCGAGGATAATTATATAGTTTTATATGGAATAGAAACTAAAAATGGAGTAAATTATTTTCTTGCTTTAGATCCTAATAAAGATAATATTATAAAAGTTAAAGCAAGTTTGTTTTTAGAGCAAGCTTTAGGATATTGGGTATATAGCGAAGAGTAA
- a CDS encoding AAA family ATPase produces the protein MPKRIAILGGPRCGKTTLIQQLYVDMKIRDLNVGVATEYSTEYLRDKGMIENISEQYGIYLGQLHLEESLNEFDYALTDYATFVPYIYARFMLGDKKRTKKEIEILKDLYVLALRDLPKYDHIFFVPREFGYSKDGVRWQDEEAAEAVDKAILSFLDAENIKYEIITGSTKERAEKILNIIALSDVNLDMAN, from the coding sequence ATGCCAAAAAGAATTGCCATTTTAGGTGGACCAAGATGTGGGAAAACTACATTAATACAACAACTTTATGTTGATATGAAAATTAGAGATTTAAATGTAGGAGTAGCTACAGAGTATAGTACAGAATACCTAAGAGATAAGGGTATGATTGAAAATATATCTGAACAATACGGAATATATTTAGGACAGCTTCATTTAGAGGAAAGTTTAAATGAATTCGATTATGCTTTAACTGACTATGCTACATTTGTACCATATATTTATGCTAGATTTATGCTTGGAGATAAAAAAAGAACAAAGAAGGAAATAGAAATATTAAAGGATCTTTATGTACTAGCCCTAAGAGACTTACCAAAATATGATCATATCTTCTTTGTACCAAGAGAATTTGGCTATTCAAAAGATGGTGTAAGATGGCAAGATGAAGAAGCGGCAGAAGCTGTGGATAAGGCAATATTAAGCTTTTTAGATGCAGAAAATATTAAATATGAAATAATTACAGGTTCAACTAAAGAAAGAGCAGAAAAAATATTAAATATAATAGCTTTATCAGATGTAAATTTAGATATGGCAAACTAG
- a CDS encoding HAD family hydrolase, whose amino-acid sequence MSKKGIVFFDVDGTLIDWTKGISKPTESTKRSIKKLKENGYITMLATGRPKNGINKDLAALNFDGYIGSNGAYIEMNNKVLLDEALDNKLLKEILEFLEDNKITYMLEGQNINYVADLKDRKLLDFIEGASLGIENFTEEWNRETVKAVKIIVLGESEKEYKLAAERFKGSNLALMGNAAFGAFEIFDSKYSKGYGISRLLEILDIDRERTYAFGDGENDVEMFQVVKHGIAMGGYHKKLEQYAYDFTEDVKNEGITKGLEKLGLI is encoded by the coding sequence ATGAGTAAAAAAGGAATAGTATTTTTTGATGTAGATGGAACATTAATAGATTGGACAAAGGGAATATCAAAACCAACAGAAAGTACAAAAAGATCTATAAAGAAGTTAAAGGAAAATGGATATATAACAATGTTAGCAACAGGAAGACCTAAAAATGGCATTAATAAGGATCTAGCAGCTTTGAATTTTGATGGATATATAGGCTCAAATGGGGCATATATAGAAATGAACAATAAAGTTTTATTAGATGAAGCTTTGGATAATAAACTTTTAAAAGAAATATTGGAATTTCTAGAAGATAATAAAATTACATATATGCTAGAAGGACAAAATATTAATTATGTTGCAGATTTAAAGGATAGAAAGCTGTTAGATTTTATAGAAGGAGCATCTTTAGGAATAGAAAATTTTACTGAAGAATGGAATAGAGAGACTGTTAAGGCAGTAAAAATAATTGTATTAGGAGAATCAGAAAAGGAATATAAATTAGCAGCAGAAAGATTTAAAGGATCCAACCTTGCTCTTATGGGGAATGCAGCCTTTGGGGCTTTTGAAATATTTGATTCGAAATATTCAAAGGGTTATGGAATAAGCAGGTTATTAGAAATTCTTGATATAGACAGGGAAAGGACTTATGCCTTTGGAGATGGAGAAAATGATGTGGAAATGTTCCAAGTAGTTAAGCATGGAATAGCCATGGGAGGATACCATAAGAAGTTAGAGCAGTATGCTTATGATTTTACAGAAGATGTTAAGAATGAAGGAATAACTAAAGGCCTTGAAAAATTAGGACTTATTTAG
- a CDS encoding GntR family transcriptional regulator, with amino-acid sequence MTKYNEIANYIKNKIISGEYKANDKLPFEKEMCEKFNASKMTVKKALDLLVLEGLIVKRRGSGTFVKDISEEQIEDLTIKNQFTGLTASNEGHKVESLILDFKIISADEIIAQNLKIEKEDFVYLIHRVRYIDEEPTVIEKTYMPLYLFPNIKKSDVEGSIYSYIEDKMEYKIQSSHSTVRARKSEQLDREYLKLKIDEPIIEVERIGYLDNGKVFEYSFSRHRYDKFEFKAIIVR; translated from the coding sequence ATGACAAAATATAATGAAATAGCAAATTATATAAAAAATAAAATAATTAGCGGAGAATACAAGGCAAACGATAAACTTCCCTTTGAAAAAGAAATGTGTGAAAAGTTTAATGCCAGCAAAATGACTGTAAAAAAGGCTTTAGATTTATTAGTTCTAGAGGGATTAATTGTTAAAAGAAGAGGTTCTGGAACCTTTGTAAAGGATATATCAGAAGAACAAATAGAAGATTTAACAATAAAAAATCAATTCACAGGTTTAACTGCCAGTAATGAGGGGCATAAAGTGGAAAGTTTAATATTAGATTTTAAGATAATTTCTGCTGATGAAATAATTGCTCAAAACCTAAAGATTGAAAAGGAAGATTTTGTTTATCTTATACATAGAGTTAGATATATCGATGAAGAGCCTACAGTAATAGAAAAAACCTATATGCCTTTATATCTTTTTCCAAACATAAAAAAATCAGATGTAGAAGGTTCAATTTATAGTTATATAGAAGATAAAATGGAGTATAAAATACAAAGTTCTCATTCAACAGTAAGGGCAAGGAAAAGTGAACAATTAGATAGGGAATATTTAAAATTAAAAATAGATGAACCTATTATAGAAGTTGAAAGAATAGGATATTTAGATAATGGAAAAGTCTTTGAATATTCTTTCTCAAGACATAGATACGATAAGTTTGAATTTAAGGCTATAATTGTTAGATAA
- a CDS encoding Gfo/Idh/MocA family protein, with the protein MKIAIIGIGDIAKKAYLPVLSFREEVELILCTRNKKVLDEMKSLYRIDKAYSSVDDLINSEEKIDGAIVSTTTTAHYETAVKLIKNKINVYIDKPISMNLNETEEIVSLARENNIIAMVGFNRRFCPMVKSLKEKGKADIVIMQKNRGDEPDITRRYIVEDFIHVVDTLRFLADGEIKGIDISYKKNGDMLENVVLTLKTEYTTAIGIMNRRAGVTEENIEYMTNEGKYIVENLQDRIFEINDSGKKASTFGWWETTLYKRGFNDMLSEFINAIKENRQPNPSLEDSLESHKICEKVVEEILNNK; encoded by the coding sequence ATGAAAATAGCAATTATAGGTATTGGTGACATTGCAAAGAAGGCTTATCTGCCTGTATTAAGTTTTAGAGAAGAGGTAGAGCTTATCCTTTGCACAAGAAATAAGAAGGTTTTAGATGAGATGAAATCCTTATATAGAATAGATAAGGCCTATTCTAGTGTTGATGATTTAATAAATTCAGAAGAAAAAATTGATGGGGCAATAGTATCAACAACTACAACTGCCCATTATGAAACAGCAGTAAAATTAATTAAAAATAAGATTAATGTTTACATAGATAAGCCAATAAGCATGAACTTAAATGAAACAGAAGAGATAGTATCTTTAGCAAGAGAAAATAACATTATAGCAATGGTTGGCTTTAATAGAAGATTCTGCCCAATGGTAAAATCCCTTAAAGAAAAAGGAAAGGCAGATATCGTGATAATGCAGAAAAATAGGGGAGACGAGCCAGATATAACAAGAAGATATATTGTGGAAGATTTTATTCACGTTGTGGATACTCTAAGATTTTTAGCTGATGGTGAAATAAAAGGTATAGATATTTCTTATAAAAAGAATGGAGATATGCTAGAAAATGTAGTTTTAACCCTTAAAACAGAATATACAACTGCAATAGGAATAATGAATAGAAGGGCTGGAGTTACTGAAGAAAATATAGAATACATGACTAATGAAGGTAAATATATAGTTGAAAATTTACAGGATAGAATCTTTGAAATAAATGATAGTGGAAAGAAAGCAAGTACCTTTGGATGGTGGGAAACTACCTTATATAAGAGAGGCTTTAACGATATGCTATCAGAATTTATTAATGCAATTAAAGAAAATAGGCAGCCTAATCCTTCTTTAGAAGATTCCTTAGAAAGTCATAAAATATGTGAGAAAGTGGTTGAAGAGATATTGAATAATAAATAA
- a CDS encoding ROK family protein: MKKYLVFDIGGSSVKHAIITEKGEFIEKGSYKSERHNFDIFINKMLEVSRKAKEEHNISGVAVSAPGSVDSEEGTIGGSSALPCIHGPNFKKIFKEELGLTLEIENDANSAALGEVWLGGAKDNKDVAFVVCGTGIGGAIIKDRKIHKGTHMHGGEFGYMILESIKTEEGVEFKTWSDIGSTGGLLRTVAKRKGLSSEELDGKKIFELAEQGDEICKEEINNFYFNVAKGLFNIQYIYDPEKILIGGAISSREDFIDKINENMDLLMKTMTHAKVRPVIEKCQYGNDANLLGALFHYLQR, from the coding sequence ATGAAAAAGTATTTAGTGTTTGACATAGGAGGAAGTAGTGTAAAACACGCTATTATAACAGAAAAGGGAGAATTTATAGAGAAGGGAAGTTATAAGTCAGAAAGACATAACTTCGATATATTTATTAATAAGATGCTTGAAGTTTCCAGAAAGGCAAAGGAAGAGCATAATATATCAGGTGTAGCTGTAAGTGCTCCAGGCAGTGTTGACAGCGAAGAAGGAACAATAGGAGGTTCCAGTGCCCTTCCATGTATTCATGGTCCTAACTTTAAGAAGATTTTTAAGGAAGAATTAGGTCTAACTTTAGAAATTGAAAATGACGCAAATTCTGCTGCCTTAGGAGAAGTATGGCTTGGAGGAGCTAAAGATAACAAAGATGTAGCCTTTGTTGTTTGTGGGACAGGCATTGGAGGTGCTATAATAAAGGATAGAAAAATTCATAAGGGAACCCATATGCATGGGGGAGAATTTGGTTATATGATATTAGAAAGTATAAAAACAGAAGAAGGAGTGGAATTTAAAACCTGGAGTGATATAGGTTCAACTGGAGGACTACTTAGAACTGTTGCAAAAAGAAAGGGACTTTCCTCAGAAGAACTAGATGGCAAAAAAATATTTGAATTAGCTGAGCAGGGAGATGAAATCTGCAAAGAAGAAATAAACAATTTTTATTTTAATGTAGCAAAGGGCTTATTTAATATACAATATATATATGATCCAGAAAAAATCCTAATTGGAGGAGCAATAAGTTCAAGGGAAGATTTTATTGATAAAATAAATGAAAATATGGACTTACTTATGAAGACTATGACTCATGCAAAGGTAAGACCAGTCATAGAAAAATGCCAATATGGCAATGATGCAAATCTTCTAGGAGCTTTATTCCACTATCTGCAAAGATAA